One Gloeobacter morelensis MG652769 DNA window includes the following coding sequences:
- a CDS encoding CHAT domain-containing tetratricopeptide repeat protein gives MPLFTPASAAAPIAGNLAEAELLHERSLQLWRQGDYAQALEPAEQAMAVRERLLGPEHPDVAASLNHLGNLLADRGDYGRSELLYERALAIRHKVFGSKHPSVAASLNNLAILQTKQGRYREAEPLYERALAIREQIFGPEHPEVAKTLINLAAFFRKQGRYREAEPLYERALAIHQKVLGPDHPEVATNLNNLALLYVDQGRYREAEPLYERALAIHQKVLGPDHPQVAKTLNNLAILQTKQGRYREAEPLYERALAIHQKVLGPDHPEVATNLNNLALLYVDQGKYLEAEPLLKHALVTHHKTLGLEHPDEAQVLHSLAVLYTSLGRYREAEPLLEQALAIHQKAVRLQHPIIVSILQTFASLRLRQARLPEALGLLQEHLDVQERLLGLNLAVGDEARKRDYLDNLAEGVNLSVSTHLHHAPADSAAARLALNAVLQIKGRLLDELAVTLARLRARLAPGEQGLLDRLTQTRSALAALVFQGLKQDTPQRYREQLEALEQKTRQLEADLTARGAVLGAPSRPVSVEAVQQQLPADSALVELVRYRPYNPAATFNTNRSAPERYAAYLLPADGPVWAVDLVEAATIDRMVLDWRVLLAKAETPTAAVRALARQLDSLLMQPLRARLGDARALYIAPDAQLNLLPFGALVDERGRYLLEDFELVYLTSGRDLLRLAEPPVRPRSGPLLVAAPDFESARPSAGAAAQRSAHSVRSADLAELRVQGLPGAADEAAAILALLPGARSLIGAAATENALKASQGPLLLHMATHGFFLPPTARRGENPLLRSGLALAGFNKRSSGSEDGVLTALEAIGLDLEGTELVVLSACDTGLGEVAGGEGVYGLRRALSLAGARSQVFSLWKVGDAATAELMVGYYRQLLAGRGRGEALRRVQLELLRGGRFSHPYWWAAFVATGDPRALALGGSAPVASSLR, from the coding sequence TTGCCCCTGTTTACTCCCGCGTCTGCGGCGGCGCCGATAGCCGGGAATCTGGCGGAGGCCGAGCTGTTGCACGAACGGAGCCTGCAGTTGTGGCGGCAGGGGGACTACGCGCAAGCGCTCGAACCGGCTGAGCAGGCCATGGCGGTTCGCGAGCGCCTGCTGGGACCGGAACATCCCGATGTGGCCGCGAGCCTCAACCACCTCGGAAACCTGCTTGCGGATCGGGGGGATTACGGGCGATCGGAGCTTCTGTATGAGCGGGCCCTGGCCATTCGCCACAAAGTCTTCGGCTCGAAGCACCCCAGTGTGGCCGCGAGCCTCAACAACCTGGCTATTTTGCAGACAAAGCAGGGCCGCTACCGGGAGGCGGAGCCGCTGTACGAGCGGGCCCTGGCCATCCGCGAACAGATCTTCGGTCCTGAGCACCCCGAGGTGGCAAAAACCCTCATCAACCTGGCTGCCTTCTTTAGAAAGCAGGGCCGCTACCGGGAGGCGGAGCCGCTGTACGAGCGGGCCCTGGCCATTCACCAAAAAGTCCTCGGTCCTGATCACCCCGAGGTGGCAACGAACCTCAACAACCTGGCTTTACTGTACGTCGATCAGGGCCGCTACCGGGAGGCAGAGCCGCTGTACGAGCGGGCCCTGGCCATTCACCAAAAAGTCCTCGGTCCTGATCACCCCCAGGTGGCCAAAACCCTCAACAACCTGGCTATTTTGCAGACAAAGCAGGGCCGCTACCGGGAGGCGGAGCCGCTGTACGAGCGGGCCCTGGCCATTCACCAAAAAGTCCTCGGTCCTGATCACCCCGAGGTGGCAACGAACCTCAACAACCTGGCTTTACTGTACGTCGATCAGGGCAAATATCTGGAGGCGGAACCGCTTCTCAAGCACGCTCTGGTCACCCACCACAAAACCCTCGGTCTGGAGCATCCCGATGAGGCTCAAGTACTCCACAGTTTGGCTGTGCTGTACACCAGCTTGGGCCGCTACCGAGAGGCGGAGCCGCTGCTTGAGCAAGCCCTTGCAATCCACCAAAAGGCTGTCAGGCTGCAGCACCCCATAATCGTCAGTATTCTCCAGACATTCGCCAGCCTGCGGCTAAGGCAAGCACGACTGCCGGAGGCCCTTGGTCTACTGCAGGAGCACCTGGACGTTCAGGAGCGCCTATTGGGTCTCAACCTGGCCGTAGGCGACGAGGCGCGCAAGCGCGATTACCTGGACAACCTTGCCGAAGGTGTCAACTTGAGTGTCTCTACCCACCTGCACCACGCCCCTGCGGATTCCGCCGCCGCCCGGTTGGCTCTGAATGCTGTGCTGCAAATCAAAGGCCGTCTGCTCGACGAGTTGGCCGTTACGCTCGCCCGGCTGCGCGCTCGACTTGCCCCCGGCGAGCAGGGGCTGCTCGACCGGCTTACCCAGACGCGCTCAGCGCTTGCAGCCCTGGTCTTCCAGGGGCTAAAGCAGGACACGCCGCAGCGGTACAGGGAACAGCTGGAGGCTCTGGAGCAAAAGACCCGGCAATTGGAGGCCGATCTGACCGCCAGAGGCGCTGTGTTGGGCGCTCCATCCCGGCCCGTGAGCGTCGAAGCGGTGCAACAGCAGTTGCCCGCAGATAGCGCGCTGGTCGAACTGGTGCGCTACCGGCCCTACAATCCTGCAGCTACCTTTAATACCAACCGGTCCGCCCCCGAGCGCTACGCCGCCTATCTGCTGCCTGCCGACGGCCCGGTCTGGGCTGTCGACCTGGTGGAGGCCGCCACCATCGACCGGATGGTGCTCGATTGGCGCGTGCTTCTGGCCAAGGCTGAAACCCCCACCGCCGCCGTGCGCGCCCTGGCGCGCCAACTGGACAGCTTGCTGATGCAGCCGCTGCGCGCCCGGCTGGGGGATGCGCGCGCGCTGTATATAGCCCCCGACGCTCAGCTGAATCTACTGCCTTTCGGTGCTCTAGTCGATGAGCGGGGCCGCTACCTGCTGGAGGACTTTGAACTGGTATACCTGACCTCCGGCCGCGATCTGCTGCGGCTTGCCGAGCCGCCTGTCCGGCCTCGCAGCGGACCGCTGCTGGTGGCCGCACCTGACTTTGAAAGTGCCCGTCCCTCGGCTGGGGCCGCCGCCCAGCGTTCCGCTCACTCTGTGCGCTCGGCGGACCTGGCCGAGTTGCGGGTGCAAGGGCTGCCCGGGGCGGCGGACGAAGCCGCCGCCATCCTGGCGCTGCTGCCCGGTGCCCGCTCGCTCATCGGGGCCGCGGCCACCGAGAACGCCCTCAAGGCGAGCCAAGGTCCGCTGCTGCTGCATATGGCCACCCACGGCTTTTTTCTTCCCCCCACCGCGAGGAGGGGTGAGAACCCGCTGTTGCGCTCGGGGTTGGCCCTGGCCGGGTTCAACAAGCGTTCCAGCGGCTCAGAAGACGGGGTGCTCACGGCGCTGGAGGCGATAGGCCTCGACTTGGAGGGCACCGAACTGGTGGTGCTGTCCGCCTGCGACACGGGGCTGGGGGAGGTGGCCGGCGGCGAAGGGGTCTACGGTCTGAGGCGGGCGCTGTCGCTCGCCGGGGCCAGAAGCCAGGTCTTCAGTCTGTGGAAAGTCGGAGACGCAGCCACAGCAGAACTGATGGTCGGGTACTACCGGCAGCTGTTGGCGGGTCGGGGTCGCGGCGAAGCGTTGCGGCGGGTCCAATTGGAGCTGTTGCGGGGCGGCAGGTTCTCCCACCCGTACTGGTGGGCGGCGTTTGTCGCCACCGGCGATCCGCGGGCTTTGGCCCTCGGTGGGTCCGCCCCGGTGGCATCTTCGCTCAGGTAA